A portion of the Chryseobacterium tructae genome contains these proteins:
- a CDS encoding cbb3-type cytochrome c oxidase N-terminal domain-containing protein, with protein MKTRTPISVYIATTIGLTIMAFEMFASDSGYFSSPFFWALILIAIILLMIMNSIGDMIENESFSRLSEEEKKQYLEEKNIPYYQKLWNSAFKKQSATEEKDILIDHGFDGITELDNSLPKWWIGLFWFGCIFCAVYLVAFSFTDYAHPEAEYTKETKTMLASIEEYEKSAPQINLESAKYSADNIAEGQELFKTNCVTCHGDGGKGGIGPNLTDTHWINIKEKSLFKNVFWMLENGSPNNPTMRPFIKEGTITGRDAEKIAAYIYHINQETAPITQAQGGAAPQGEEVKWENGNN; from the coding sequence ATGAAAACGAGAACCCCTATTTCAGTATATATTGCAACAACGATAGGCTTAACAATCATGGCCTTTGAAATGTTCGCCAGTGATTCAGGATATTTTTCTTCCCCTTTTTTCTGGGCATTAATATTGATTGCCATTATCCTTCTGATGATTATGAACTCTATCGGAGACATGATTGAAAATGAAAGTTTCAGCAGGTTATCAGAAGAAGAAAAAAAACAATATCTGGAAGAAAAAAATATCCCTTATTATCAAAAACTTTGGAATTCGGCTTTCAAAAAGCAGTCTGCTACTGAAGAAAAAGATATTTTGATCGACCATGGTTTCGATGGAATTACAGAGCTTGACAACTCTCTTCCTAAATGGTGGATAGGTCTGTTCTGGTTCGGATGTATTTTCTGTGCAGTGTATCTTGTAGCCTTCTCTTTCACAGATTATGCTCATCCGGAAGCAGAATACACAAAAGAGACCAAAACCATGTTGGCATCTATCGAAGAGTATGAAAAAAGTGCTCCACAGATCAATCTGGAATCTGCAAAATACAGTGCAGATAATATCGCAGAAGGTCAGGAACTATTTAAAACCAATTGTGTAACATGTCATGGAGATGGAGGAAAAGGAGGTATCGGGCCTAATCTTACCGATACACACTGGATCAACATCAAGGAAAAAAGTTTATTCAAAAATGTTTTTTGGATGCTTGAAAATGGTTCTCCAAACAATCCTACCATGAGACCTTTCATCAAGGAAGGCACCATTACCGGAAGAGATGCAGAAAAAATTGCTGCATATATTTACCATATCAACCAGGAAACCGCTCCTATTACACAAGCCCAAGGTGGTGCAGCACCACAGGGAGAAGAAGTAAAATGGGAAAACGGAAACAACTAG
- a CDS encoding helix-turn-helix domain-containing protein — protein MMKICGQNIRKIRRSKDFTQEYMAFEMGISQKAYSDIENSKVKINLEILTKISDILEIKPSDICSISHKCGIDDDYEDKYQGLLEYMKKNNISVPKEFL, from the coding sequence ATGATGAAAATATGTGGTCAAAATATCAGGAAAATCCGTAGGAGCAAAGATTTTACGCAAGAGTATATGGCTTTTGAAATGGGGATTTCCCAAAAGGCGTATTCCGATATTGAGAATTCCAAGGTGAAGATTAACCTGGAAATCCTGACTAAAATCTCAGATATTTTAGAGATCAAGCCTTCCGATATTTGCAGCATCTCTCACAAATGTGGAATAGATGATGATTATGAAGATAAATACCAGGGACTTCTGGAGTATATGAAAAAGAATAATATTTCAGTTCCGAAAGAATTTCTTTAA
- a CDS encoding amino acid permease, with the protein MSNENKTGQNETLVRGLTNRHIQLIALGGAIGTGLFLGIGPAAVLAGPSVILGYALAGIIAFFIMRQLGEMVVQEPVSGSFSHFAYKYWGNFPGFASGWNYWILYILVSMAELTAIGHYIHFWWPEIPLWVSSLFFFVVITALNLASVKVYGETEFWFSIIKVVAIIAMIVFGIYLLISGTGGEKATITNLWNDGGFFPKGLFNKTETGYSGLFAAMAMIMFSFGGLELIGITAAEAKNPEKTIPQATNQVIYRILIFYVGALVILFALSPWRDITEGSSPFVMVFENLNGLEFSLFGKVIQFNVLIANVLNLIVLTAALSVYNSSVYSNSRMLFGLAQQGNAPKFLKKLNKNSVPTNAILISSCFAGICIVINKLVPEKAFQYLMALVVSTLIINWLMICYTHLKFKKSIIKEGIQSKFPSIFYPISNYICIAFLVLILGLMCITGMEIQVILIPIWIGFLFVMYKLYKPK; encoded by the coding sequence ATGAGCAACGAAAATAAAACAGGACAAAACGAGACTTTAGTTAGAGGATTAACAAATCGACATATACAATTAATTGCCCTTGGAGGTGCCATAGGAACCGGATTATTTCTGGGAATCGGGCCAGCGGCAGTATTGGCTGGACCCTCAGTAATTTTAGGGTACGCCTTAGCCGGAATTATTGCCTTTTTTATCATGCGTCAGCTGGGTGAAATGGTAGTTCAGGAACCGGTATCGGGAAGCTTTAGTCACTTTGCCTATAAATATTGGGGAAATTTTCCAGGTTTTGCCTCAGGGTGGAACTACTGGATCCTGTATATTCTTGTAAGTATGGCCGAGCTTACAGCTATAGGCCATTATATTCACTTTTGGTGGCCGGAAATACCACTTTGGGTATCCAGTTTATTCTTTTTTGTAGTCATCACTGCGCTTAATCTTGCTTCTGTAAAAGTTTATGGAGAAACCGAATTCTGGTTTTCCATCATCAAAGTAGTCGCTATTATTGCGATGATTGTTTTCGGTATTTATCTTTTAATAAGTGGAACAGGAGGAGAAAAAGCAACAATCACAAACTTGTGGAATGACGGTGGATTTTTTCCAAAAGGATTATTCAATAAGACTGAAACCGGGTATTCCGGATTATTTGCTGCAATGGCGATGATAATGTTCTCTTTTGGCGGATTGGAACTGATTGGAATCACAGCAGCAGAAGCTAAAAATCCTGAAAAAACAATTCCGCAGGCAACCAATCAGGTAATCTACAGAATCTTAATTTTCTATGTGGGAGCTTTGGTGATCTTATTCGCATTAAGCCCTTGGAGAGATATTACAGAAGGCTCAAGCCCATTTGTAATGGTATTCGAGAATTTAAATGGATTAGAATTCAGCCTTTTTGGTAAAGTGATTCAGTTCAATGTCTTGATTGCAAATGTTCTTAACCTTATTGTATTGACTGCTGCTTTATCGGTTTATAACAGTAGTGTTTACAGTAATAGCCGGATGCTTTTCGGATTGGCTCAGCAAGGAAATGCGCCTAAGTTTTTGAAAAAACTTAATAAAAATTCTGTGCCTACAAATGCCATTCTTATTTCTTCATGTTTTGCAGGAATTTGTATTGTTATTAATAAATTGGTGCCGGAAAAAGCATTTCAGTATCTGATGGCACTTGTTGTATCTACATTGATTATTAACTGGCTGATGATTTGTTATACACACTTGAAATTTAAAAAATCAATCATCAAAGAAGGAATTCAATCTAAGTTCCCGTCTATATTTTATCCGATTTCCAATTACATTTGTATAGCATTTTTAGTGCTGATTTTAGGATTAATGTGCATTACAGGAATGGAAATTCAGGTGATTCTGATTCCGATATGGATTGGCTTTTTGTTCGTGATGTATAAATTGTACAAACCAAAGTAA
- a CDS encoding agmatine deiminase family protein, which translates to MKKLFTLTFVLSFILSMAQTDYHFPEESSRHEGTWLQWPHHYQHGMTYRKRVEQTWVDMTKALQSGEKVHIIAYNAEEKNRIIRLLEENKVPMKNVDFKVYPTDDVWIRDNGPIFVKDKKGNVLIEDWGFNGWGEKFDFENCDEIPQKIGADLGIKVINLNEEMVNEGGSVETDGNGVLMACKSSVISQKKDATRNKDITQDEAEEMFKTYYGVSKVIWLDGVTGLDVTDMHIDGFMKFINHNTMITMKEDDLLELGLSEKDVNTLYTATNVDGREYKKVYVPATKNKVKTAYGKQLEEKGSYVNYYVANTVVLVPNYGDPNDKIANKIIQDQYPDRKVIGIDVRNLYENGGMVHCVTQQQPAGNLMK; encoded by the coding sequence ATGAAAAAATTATTCACACTCACTTTTGTATTGAGTTTTATACTAAGTATGGCACAGACAGATTATCATTTTCCAGAGGAATCTTCACGACATGAAGGAACGTGGCTGCAATGGCCGCATCATTATCAGCATGGAATGACTTACCGTAAAAGGGTAGAGCAAACATGGGTAGATATGACAAAGGCTCTTCAGTCCGGCGAAAAAGTTCACATCATTGCATATAATGCTGAAGAGAAAAACAGAATTATCCGTCTTTTGGAAGAAAATAAAGTTCCGATGAAGAATGTTGATTTCAAGGTTTATCCTACAGATGATGTATGGATCAGAGATAACGGACCTATTTTCGTAAAAGATAAGAAAGGAAATGTTCTTATTGAAGATTGGGGATTCAACGGATGGGGCGAGAAATTTGATTTTGAAAACTGTGATGAAATTCCACAAAAGATAGGTGCAGACCTGGGCATAAAAGTAATCAATCTTAATGAAGAAATGGTAAACGAAGGAGGTTCTGTGGAAACTGATGGAAATGGAGTTTTAATGGCTTGTAAAAGTTCGGTAATCAGCCAGAAAAAAGATGCTACCAGAAACAAAGATATCACACAGGATGAAGCTGAAGAAATGTTTAAAACCTATTATGGAGTATCCAAAGTAATTTGGCTGGACGGAGTGACAGGATTGGACGTTACCGATATGCATATTGATGGTTTTATGAAGTTTATTAATCATAATACAATGATTACCATGAAAGAAGATGACCTTCTTGAATTGGGACTTTCCGAGAAGGATGTCAATACGCTTTATACAGCAACCAATGTAGATGGAAGAGAGTATAAAAAAGTCTATGTACCGGCTACCAAAAACAAAGTGAAAACAGCGTACGGAAAACAACTGGAAGAAAAAGGTTCCTATGTTAATTATTATGTAGCCAACACCGTGGTATTAGTTCCAAACTATGGAGATCCTAATGACAAAATTGCCAATAAGATTATTCAGGATCAGTATCCAGATAGAAAAGTAATAGGAATAGATGTAAGAAATCTATATGAAAATGGCGGAATGGTGCATTGTGTTACCCAACAGCAGCCAGCTGGAAATCTGATGAAATAA
- a CDS encoding HdeD family acid-resistance protein: MANLFQTLTNTVKHWYIPLIFGILFLICGFYVFSVPLATYVTLSIIFSVSFLFSGITEIFFSIQNSKSLQGWGWFLVSGLLTTAIGVYLIAYPQISMSILPFVVGFTLLFRSFQLLGFAFDLKSMKIMSWGNVALASVGGIIFSLLLIFNPIFTGISLVTLTGVSFIFMGIASIMLALDLRKVKKIPGKVSQELRDKIRSIQDEIDDLKK, from the coding sequence ATGGCTAATCTATTTCAAACACTTACTAACACAGTTAAACATTGGTATATTCCATTGATCTTTGGAATCCTCTTTCTGATTTGCGGCTTTTATGTATTTAGTGTACCACTGGCAACGTATGTAACACTTTCTATCATTTTCAGTGTTTCGTTCTTGTTTTCGGGGATTACGGAAATATTCTTTTCCATACAGAACAGCAAATCTCTTCAAGGATGGGGATGGTTCCTCGTAAGTGGGCTTTTGACCACTGCAATTGGAGTTTATTTAATTGCTTATCCTCAGATTTCAATGTCTATTCTTCCTTTTGTGGTAGGATTTACCCTTTTATTCCGTTCCTTTCAGTTACTAGGCTTTGCCTTTGATCTGAAAAGTATGAAAATAATGAGTTGGGGAAATGTAGCCTTAGCAAGTGTAGGAGGTATTATTTTCTCTTTATTGCTTATATTTAATCCAATATTTACAGGTATTTCTCTGGTTACCTTAACAGGAGTTTCCTTTATTTTTATGGGAATAGCCTCTATTATGTTGGCTTTAGATCTTAGAAAAGTTAAAAAGATTCCGGGAAAAGTGAGCCAGGAACTTAGAGATAAAATCAGATCCATCCAGGATGAAATCGATGATCTCAAAAAATAA
- a CDS encoding ACT domain-containing protein, whose protein sequence is MEGEVNLKNILKNLNPSLNKGKYVYCTVDSIDKIPLSKILFLFKETESITIVVKKEDAEELNLDFSYVASWITLEVHSSLSAVGLTAAFSQALSEAGISCNVVAAYYHDHIFVDEKDTAKAIEVLNMLKK, encoded by the coding sequence ATGGAAGGAGAAGTGAATTTAAAGAATATTTTGAAAAATTTAAATCCATCATTGAATAAAGGGAAATACGTGTATTGTACCGTAGATAGTATTGATAAAATTCCTTTATCAAAAATTTTATTTCTCTTTAAAGAAACAGAAAGTATAACGATTGTGGTCAAAAAAGAAGATGCGGAAGAATTGAATTTAGACTTCAGTTATGTGGCTTCATGGATTACTCTGGAAGTTCATTCCTCTTTATCAGCAGTTGGTTTAACGGCAGCGTTCTCACAAGCTTTGAGTGAAGCTGGGATAAGTTGTAATGTAGTTGCAGCTTATTATCATGATCATATATTTGTGGATGAGAAGGATACTGCGAAAGCGATTGAGGTGCTGAATATGCTTAAAAAGTAA
- a CDS encoding AMP-binding protein: protein MLIDFNNLNINKLSFHSEFEKKVENFLKEWASEEEMVKVQTSGSTGVPKIFGIEKQKMINSAVMTCNFLGLKEEDTALLCLPVEYISGKMMIVRSMERKLNLIISEPSLHPVENLDQEVDFCAMTPLQVENSLDKLHLIKNLIIGGAAVSESLKNKILQMNLNRSNRIFETYGMSETLSHIGLKQLMPEPEDYFTVFENVSISLDERGCLAIFAPNVNAEQLVTNDLVEIKNDKQFRFLGRIDNVINSGGAKIFPEALEKLVKKEIPNEALFLGLPDESLGQKLILIIEGHQSDEVIRKISDVPFEKNFHKPKEIIFIDQIPRTPNGKVSRMELYKRINENI, encoded by the coding sequence ATGCTGATAGACTTCAATAATCTCAATATTAATAAATTATCTTTCCATTCTGAGTTTGAAAAAAAAGTTGAAAATTTTTTAAAAGAGTGGGCTTCCGAAGAGGAAATGGTAAAAGTACAAACTTCAGGCTCTACAGGAGTTCCTAAAATTTTCGGGATCGAAAAACAAAAAATGATCAATTCTGCAGTGATGACCTGCAATTTTTTGGGTTTAAAAGAAGAAGATACTGCATTACTTTGCTTACCTGTAGAATATATTTCAGGTAAAATGATGATAGTGCGCTCCATGGAAAGAAAGCTCAATCTAATAATAAGTGAGCCCTCTTTACACCCTGTTGAAAATTTGGATCAGGAAGTAGATTTTTGTGCTATGACTCCGCTTCAGGTAGAAAACTCACTGGATAAGCTACACTTAATTAAAAATTTGATCATCGGGGGAGCCGCTGTCTCTGAAAGTTTGAAAAATAAGATCCTTCAGATGAACCTGAACCGCTCAAACCGTATCTTTGAAACGTATGGAATGTCTGAAACACTTTCCCATATTGGCTTAAAGCAGCTCATGCCTGAGCCGGAAGATTATTTCACCGTTTTTGAAAATGTTTCCATTTCTCTGGATGAAAGAGGTTGTTTAGCTATCTTTGCTCCTAATGTGAATGCAGAACAATTGGTAACTAATGATTTAGTTGAAATTAAAAATGATAAACAATTTAGATTTCTGGGAAGAATAGATAATGTAATTAACTCCGGTGGAGCAAAAATTTTTCCGGAAGCATTGGAGAAATTAGTTAAAAAAGAGATCCCAAATGAAGCCCTATTTCTAGGTTTACCTGATGAAAGCCTGGGACAGAAATTAATATTGATCATAGAGGGGCATCAATCTGATGAGGTTATCCGGAAAATTTCAGATGTTCCTTTTGAGAAGAATTTCCATAAGCCGAAAGAAATTATTTTTATAGATCAAATTCCAAGAACTCCCAATGGTAAGGTTAGTAGAATGGAATTGTATAAACGCATTAACGAAAATATTTAA
- the arfB gene encoding alternative ribosome rescue aminoacyl-tRNA hydrolase ArfB, whose amino-acid sequence MKDFSKELSFKTSRSSGAGGQNVNKVETSVTVLWKVIDSEFFNDHEKILIQEKLKNRINAEGLLFLTVSESRTQLMNKNKAIEKITEIVNKALIVPKKRTATKPSRAQKQKRLDSKKKLSDKKENRRFKL is encoded by the coding sequence ATGAAGGATTTTTCAAAAGAACTCAGTTTTAAAACCTCCCGCAGCAGTGGTGCAGGCGGGCAGAATGTCAATAAAGTAGAGACTTCAGTAACGGTATTATGGAAAGTAATAGATTCTGAATTTTTTAATGATCATGAAAAAATATTGATTCAGGAAAAACTTAAAAACAGAATCAACGCAGAGGGATTATTATTTCTAACGGTTTCTGAAAGCAGAACTCAGTTGATGAATAAAAATAAAGCAATTGAGAAAATAACAGAGATTGTTAATAAAGCTCTTATCGTTCCTAAAAAAAGAACAGCTACGAAGCCTTCCAGAGCCCAAAAACAAAAGAGGCTAGATAGTAAAAAGAAGCTTTCCGATAAAAAAGAAAACAGAAGGTTTAAATTGTAG
- a CDS encoding GreA/GreB family elongation factor, giving the protein MSNHITVTTGIYDAIKDTLRRKRVSINEEKRLIDELRKAKQVLRRDLPEDTVTVNKKVTLKDHTLDFEHEYIFVPSTKEKLKKNKHSILSNIALAVVGYKVGDIIDWPFKEGERKIEIVKVEAWEG; this is encoded by the coding sequence ATGTCCAATCATATTACGGTTACCACAGGAATTTATGATGCTATAAAAGATACACTTAGAAGAAAAAGAGTAAGCATCAATGAAGAGAAAAGATTAATTGATGAATTGAGAAAAGCCAAACAGGTATTGAGAAGAGATCTGCCTGAAGATACTGTTACAGTTAACAAAAAAGTGACTTTAAAAGATCATACACTGGATTTTGAACACGAATATATTTTTGTACCCTCTACCAAAGAAAAACTTAAGAAGAATAAACACTCCATTCTTTCTAATATTGCTCTAGCTGTAGTGGGATACAAAGTAGGAGATATCATTGATTGGCCTTTTAAAGAAGGCGAAAGAAAAATTGAAATTGTAAAAGTGGAAGCCTGGGAAGGATAA
- a CDS encoding deoxyhypusine synthase family protein, which translates to MSKPITEFIEKYYLHFNAAALVDASKGYVAHLKDGGKMMITLAGAMSTAELGKILAEMIRQGKVDFISCTGANLEEDLMNLVAHSHYERVPHYRDLTAQDEWDLLERGLNRVTDTCIPEEEAFRRLQKHIVEIWKDAEAKGERYFPHEFMYKMILSGVLEQYYEIPRENSWMIAAAEANLPIVVPGWEDSTMGNIFASYCIKGELKATTMKSGIEYMTYLADWYTKNSAGKGVGFFQIGGGIAGDFPICVVPMLYQDMEMHDIPFWSYFCQISDSTTSYGSYSGAVPNEKITWGKLDITTPKFIVESDATICAPLMFSYILENA; encoded by the coding sequence ATGAGCAAACCGATAACTGAATTCATAGAAAAGTATTACCTGCACTTTAACGCAGCTGCATTGGTGGATGCTTCTAAAGGATATGTTGCACATCTTAAAGATGGCGGAAAAATGATGATTACTTTAGCAGGAGCAATGTCTACTGCTGAATTAGGAAAAATTCTTGCTGAAATGATCCGTCAGGGGAAAGTAGATTTTATCTCTTGTACAGGAGCGAACCTTGAAGAAGATTTAATGAACCTTGTAGCACACTCTCACTATGAAAGAGTTCCTCATTACAGAGATTTAACTGCTCAGGATGAATGGGATCTTTTAGAAAGAGGTCTCAACAGAGTTACAGATACTTGTATCCCTGAAGAAGAAGCTTTCAGAAGGTTACAGAAGCATATTGTGGAAATCTGGAAAGATGCAGAAGCTAAAGGAGAAAGATATTTCCCACACGAGTTTATGTATAAAATGATCCTTTCAGGAGTATTGGAGCAGTACTATGAAATTCCTAGAGAAAATTCTTGGATGATCGCTGCTGCAGAAGCAAACTTACCAATCGTAGTTCCAGGATGGGAAGACTCTACAATGGGTAACATCTTCGCTTCTTACTGCATCAAAGGTGAGCTTAAAGCAACTACAATGAAATCAGGAATCGAGTATATGACTTACCTTGCTGACTGGTATACTAAAAATTCAGCTGGAAAAGGAGTTGGATTCTTCCAGATTGGTGGTGGTATCGCAGGAGATTTCCCTATTTGTGTAGTACCAATGTTATACCAAGATATGGAAATGCATGACATTCCTTTCTGGTCTTATTTCTGCCAGATCTCTGACTCTACTACATCTTACGGTTCTTATTCAGGAGCTGTTCCAAATGAAAAAATCACTTGGGGTAAATTAGATATCACTACACCGAAGTTTATCGTTGAAAGTGATGCGACAATCTGTGCGCCATTAATGTTCTCTTATATCCTTGAGAATGCCTAA
- a CDS encoding MGMT family protein translates to MDEIFKQQVYEVARLIPKGRVSTYGAIAKAVGYPNHSRHVGKRWVGVRKMFLHIVLFPVQEHYPFRSFRKNWKQKGLLWKT, encoded by the coding sequence ATGGACGAAATTTTCAAACAACAGGTATACGAAGTAGCGAGGCTTATTCCAAAGGGAAGAGTTTCTACATATGGAGCTATAGCGAAAGCAGTAGGATATCCTAATCATTCCCGTCATGTAGGAAAGCGATGGGTGGGTGTCCGGAAGATGTTCCTGCACATCGTATTATTTCCAGTTCAGGAACATTATCCGTTCCGGAGTTTCAGAAAAAATTGGAAGCAGAAGGGATTACTGTGGAAAACTTAA
- a CDS encoding helix-turn-helix transcriptional regulator has protein sequence MQKEKLRLIRKQKGYTQQQVADFIATDVSNYSRKESGDVKIIPDEWNKIARFLDVPLEDIYEDEAAAVVVNNDHPVFNDRSSSAGVITNQNNYDNIPGAVIENLQGYITLLKEENERLKEELKVSQSPSRARK, from the coding sequence ATGCAAAAAGAAAAATTACGTCTTATCAGAAAGCAAAAAGGCTATACTCAGCAGCAGGTAGCTGATTTTATCGCTACAGATGTATCTAACTATAGCAGAAAGGAAAGTGGTGATGTAAAAATTATCCCTGATGAGTGGAACAAAATTGCCCGTTTTTTAGACGTTCCTTTAGAGGATATTTATGAAGATGAGGCAGCTGCAGTAGTGGTTAATAATGACCATCCTGTATTTAATGATAGATCTTCTTCTGCAGGAGTAATCACGAACCAGAATAATTATGATAATATTCCAGGTGCGGTTATTGAAAACCTACAAGGATATATTACTCTATTAAAAGAAGAAAATGAAAGATTAAAAGAAGAGTTGAAAGTTTCTCAAAGTCCTTCAAGAGCTAGGAAATAA
- the htpG gene encoding molecular chaperone HtpG codes for MTKGNINVSVENIFPLIKKFLYSDHEIFLRELISNATDATLKLKHLTSIGEAKVEYGNPKLEVKIDKEQKTLRIIDQGIGMTGEEVEKYINQVAFSGAEEFLEKYKDTAKDSGIIGHFGLGFYSAFMVAEKVEILTKSYKDEPAVRWICDGSPEFTLEETTDKTERGTEIILHIAEDSVEFLEEAKIRELLLKYNKFMPVPIKFGTKTHTLPLPEDAPEDAVAETEEVDNIINNPTPAWTIAPSDLTNEDYMKFYHELYPMQFEEPLFHIHLNVDYPFNLTGVLFFPKLSNNLNIDKDKIQLYQNQVFVTDEVKGIVPDFLMLLRGVIDSPDIPLNVSRSYLQADGAVKKISSYITKKVADKMASLINENREDYEQKWNDIKIVIEYGVITEEKFAEKADKFTLYPTTDGKYFLWNELVDKITPTQTDKDNKLVVLYATNADEQHSYIQSAKDKGYEVLLLDSPIISHVIQKLETTKENISFTRVDADHINNLIKKDEPVISKLNDTEKESLKKNVEEAIQDSKFTVQLEDLDSSDAPFTITQPEFMRRMKEMQATGGGGMFGMGGFPEMYNLVVNSNSELSNQILKTENAEEKESLIKYALDLAKLSQNLLKGKDLTDFIQRSYKQLEK; via the coding sequence ATGACGAAAGGAAATATTAATGTATCAGTGGAAAACATTTTCCCACTTATTAAAAAGTTTCTTTACAGTGACCACGAAATATTCTTAAGAGAACTTATTTCCAACGCTACAGATGCTACTTTAAAACTAAAACATTTAACAAGTATTGGCGAAGCAAAAGTAGAATACGGGAATCCTAAACTTGAGGTTAAAATTGATAAAGAACAAAAAACTTTACGTATTATCGATCAAGGTATTGGGATGACCGGAGAAGAGGTTGAAAAATACATCAACCAGGTTGCTTTTTCCGGGGCTGAAGAGTTTTTGGAAAAATATAAAGATACTGCTAAAGATTCAGGAATTATCGGGCACTTCGGACTTGGATTCTATTCTGCCTTCATGGTAGCTGAAAAAGTGGAAATCCTTACCAAATCTTATAAAGACGAACCTGCAGTAAGATGGATTTGTGATGGAAGCCCTGAATTTACTCTTGAAGAAACAACTGATAAAACAGAAAGAGGAACCGAAATCATTCTTCACATCGCAGAAGATTCTGTAGAGTTTTTAGAAGAAGCAAAAATCCGTGAGCTGTTATTAAAGTATAACAAATTCATGCCTGTTCCTATTAAATTCGGAACAAAAACACATACACTTCCTTTACCGGAAGATGCACCTGAAGATGCTGTGGCTGAAACCGAGGAAGTAGATAATATCATCAACAACCCTACTCCAGCATGGACTATCGCTCCTAGTGATCTTACCAATGAGGATTATATGAAGTTCTATCATGAACTATATCCAATGCAGTTTGAGGAGCCTTTATTCCATATCCACCTGAATGTAGATTATCCTTTCAACCTTACCGGGGTTTTATTCTTCCCAAAATTAAGCAACAATTTAAATATTGATAAGGATAAGATCCAATTATACCAAAACCAGGTATTCGTAACCGACGAAGTAAAAGGAATCGTTCCTGACTTCCTAATGCTTTTAAGAGGAGTAATTGATTCTCCGGACATCCCATTGAATGTATCCCGTTCTTATCTTCAGGCTGATGGTGCTGTAAAGAAAATTTCTTCTTACATCACAAAAAAAGTAGCCGATAAAATGGCTTCTCTTATCAATGAAAACCGCGAAGATTATGAACAAAAATGGAATGACATTAAAATAGTCATTGAATACGGAGTTATCACTGAAGAGAAATTTGCAGAGAAAGCAGATAAATTCACATTATATCCAACAACAGACGGAAAATATTTCCTTTGGAATGAATTGGTTGATAAAATCACGCCTACACAAACGGATAAGGATAACAAGCTTGTAGTTCTTTACGCAACCAATGCAGATGAACAACACAGCTACATTCAGTCTGCAAAAGATAAAGGATATGAAGTTCTGCTATTGGATTCTCCGATTATTTCACACGTTATCCAGAAACTGGAAACTACAAAGGAAAATATTTCATTCACAAGAGTAGATGCAGATCACATCAATAATCTGATTAAAAAAGATGAGCCTGTTATTTCAAAACTGAATGACACTGAAAAGGAATCATTGAAAAAGAATGTAGAAGAAGCCATCCAGGATTCTAAATTCACGGTTCAGCTTGAAGATCTTGATAGTAGTGATGCTCCGTTCACCATTACTCAACCTGAGTTTATGAGAAGAATGAAAGAAATGCAGGCAACTGGCGGTGGCGGCATGTTCGGAATGGGTGGATTCCCGGAAATGTACAATCTTGTTGTGAATTCCAACAGTGAACTTTCTAACCAAATCTTGAAAACTGAAAATGCAGAAGAGAAGGAAAGCTTAATTAAATATGCTTTGGATCTTGCCAAGTTATCTCAAAATCTGCTGAAGGGAAAAGACCTTACAGATTTTATACAGAGAAGCTATAAGCAACTTGAAAAATAA